The Paenibacillus sp. YPG26 genome includes a window with the following:
- a CDS encoding PLP-dependent aminotransferase family protein, whose protein sequence is MRLDNWKPNRQSNVPLHLQIEQHIKESIASGEWPVGTRLPSQRSLAASFGVNRSTVVTALDELNAAGLLEGNRGGGTRVVSGTWGILAAAKPPDWNAYVSSSIHRPNLPAVQEINRAEFQPGIIRLGTGELSPELLPQAGMQRLLQTMAQHRAPDLGYGEPGGDLGLRELIAERLRTLGISASPRSILIVSGALQALQLVSLGLMQPGSSVLLERPSYLYSVPVFQSAGMKLRGIPMDAEGIRDPLIASYARQSSGALLYTIPSFHNPTGILMSEARRQKLLDACSELSLPVLEDDVYRELWLETPPPLPLKSLDKKGMVVYMGSLSKMVSPGLRIGWIAGPEPVIDRLADLKMQTDYGSSQLSQWAAREWFSSGMHEEHMSSLRGMLRARRDAAAAMLDRHMGDLAEWQLPQGGFYIWLKLYNAPAPRLLFEAALKEGILLNPGHLYDPEAIDCLRLSYAYASMDELERGISRLAVIIRYLTISGN, encoded by the coding sequence ATGCGGCTGGACAATTGGAAGCCGAATCGGCAGTCCAATGTGCCGCTCCACCTGCAGATTGAACAGCACATCAAGGAGAGCATCGCAAGCGGTGAATGGCCGGTTGGGACCCGGCTGCCGTCCCAGCGCAGCCTGGCGGCTTCCTTCGGTGTCAACCGCAGCACCGTAGTTACGGCGCTGGATGAGTTGAACGCCGCCGGATTGCTTGAAGGCAACCGCGGCGGAGGCACGCGTGTGGTAAGCGGAACGTGGGGCATTCTCGCGGCGGCGAAGCCGCCGGACTGGAATGCCTACGTGAGCTCAAGCATCCACCGGCCCAACCTGCCGGCGGTGCAGGAGATCAACCGGGCTGAGTTCCAGCCCGGTATCATTCGCCTCGGCACTGGCGAGCTCTCGCCGGAGCTGCTACCGCAGGCGGGGATGCAGCGCCTGCTGCAGACGATGGCGCAGCACCGTGCGCCGGACCTCGGCTACGGCGAGCCTGGCGGTGACCTTGGCTTGCGTGAGCTGATCGCGGAGCGTCTTCGCACGCTCGGCATTTCGGCTTCACCCCGGTCGATCCTTATCGTATCCGGGGCTCTGCAGGCCCTTCAGCTTGTGTCCCTTGGGCTAATGCAGCCAGGATCTTCCGTGCTTCTAGAGCGGCCTTCCTATCTGTATTCCGTCCCCGTCTTCCAGTCCGCCGGCATGAAGCTTAGGGGCATCCCCATGGATGCCGAGGGAATTCGGGACCCACTGATCGCGTCTTATGCCCGGCAGTCCAGCGGGGCCCTGCTCTACACCATCCCTTCCTTCCATAATCCAACCGGCATCCTAATGAGCGAAGCACGGCGGCAAAAGCTGCTGGATGCCTGTTCGGAACTCAGTCTACCCGTACTGGAGGATGACGTGTACCGGGAGCTATGGCTTGAAACGCCGCCTCCGCTGCCGCTGAAATCACTAGATAAGAAGGGTATGGTTGTCTATATGGGAAGCTTGTCCAAGATGGTGAGCCCAGGTCTGCGTATTGGCTGGATTGCAGGACCGGAGCCCGTAATTGACAGACTTGCCGATCTCAAGATGCAGACAGATTATGGCTCCAGCCAACTGTCTCAATGGGCCGCGAGGGAGTGGTTCTCAAGTGGTATGCATGAGGAACATATGAGCTCGCTTAGAGGCATGCTAAGAGCTCGCCGGGACGCGGCCGCAGCTATGCTGGACAGGCATATGGGGGACTTAGCCGAGTGGCAACTGCCACAGGGAGGATTCTATATTTGGCTGAAGCTGTATAACGCCCCTGCTCCTCGGCTGCTATTTGAAGCTGCGCTAAAGGAAGGCATCCTG
- a CDS encoding LysE family transporter: MLEAVLHGLILALGLILPLGAQNVFVFNQGASSTRWTEALPVVVAASLCDSLLIIMAVYGVSLLLLSMAWLKTILFTAGILFLLYMGWSIWTSAPKRAASETLKLPARKQILFAISVSLLNPHAIMDTVGVIGTSALHYEGGVKWGFTLATLAMSWIWFASLAIAGKWVGKLDRAGGILNMINKISAIVIWSVAVYMTVQLMTSSQIN, translated from the coding sequence ATGTTGGAAGCCGTATTACATGGGTTAATCCTGGCACTTGGGCTTATTTTGCCGCTGGGGGCGCAGAATGTATTTGTATTTAATCAGGGTGCGAGCTCAACCAGGTGGACAGAAGCTCTTCCAGTGGTTGTGGCAGCCTCCCTGTGTGATTCACTGTTAATTATTATGGCGGTATATGGGGTATCCCTGCTGCTGTTATCCATGGCGTGGCTAAAGACGATCCTGTTCACCGCAGGCATTCTATTTCTGCTCTATATGGGCTGGTCCATCTGGACAAGCGCTCCGAAGCGAGCCGCGTCTGAGACATTGAAGCTTCCTGCACGTAAGCAGATTCTGTTCGCCATCTCTGTGTCTCTGCTCAATCCCCATGCGATTATGGATACCGTAGGTGTGATCGGAACAAGCGCATTGCATTATGAAGGAGGTGTTAAGTGGGGTTTCACCTTGGCAACCCTGGCTATGTCCTGGATCTGGTTCGCGTCACTGGCCATAGCGGGAAAGTGGGTTGGCAAGCTGGACCGGGCTGGAGGAATTCTTAATATGATTAACAAAATTTCCGCCATTGTCATTTGGAGCGTGGCGGTCTATATGACGGTTCAGCTCATGACTTCCTCTCAAATTAACTAG